One Candidatus Zixiibacteriota bacterium genomic window carries:
- the kdsA gene encoding 3-deoxy-8-phosphooctulonate synthase gives MIEAALSRVAAGEFFLIAGPCVVESHALCLEIAERVAELCARRRVPYIFKASFKKANRTAPGSYTGPGIAEGLAALAAVRERMKLPVLTDVHETSEVAAVAAVVDILQIPAFLSRQTDLLAAAGATGKWVNIKKGQFLAPDDMAYAVQKTGSDKVMLTERGTTFGYHNLVVDFRSLLIMREYGRTVFDATHSLQLPSAASGVSGGRPDMVIPMAKAAVAIGVNGLFVETHPDPARARSDAGAMLPLDRIPDLLDQVLRIRNAAG, from the coding sequence ATGATCGAGGCCGCACTCTCCCGGGTCGCCGCCGGCGAGTTTTTCCTGATCGCCGGTCCCTGCGTCGTTGAATCACACGCGCTCTGCCTCGAAATCGCGGAGCGCGTGGCGGAGTTGTGCGCCCGCCGCCGTGTCCCCTACATTTTCAAGGCCTCTTTCAAGAAGGCCAACCGCACCGCGCCGGGTTCCTACACCGGTCCGGGAATCGCGGAGGGGCTGGCCGCCCTCGCAGCCGTCCGCGAGCGTATGAAACTGCCGGTGCTGACCGATGTCCACGAGACCTCCGAGGTCGCCGCCGTGGCCGCAGTCGTCGATATCCTGCAGATCCCGGCGTTTCTCTCCCGGCAGACCGACCTTCTCGCCGCGGCCGGGGCCACCGGCAAGTGGGTGAATATCAAGAAGGGGCAGTTTCTTGCCCCCGACGACATGGCCTATGCGGTGCAGAAGACCGGTTCCGACAAAGTGATGCTCACCGAGCGGGGGACAACCTTCGGCTACCACAACCTCGTGGTTGATTTCCGCTCGCTCTTGATCATGCGGGAGTATGGCCGGACGGTGTTTGACGCCACGCACTCGCTGCAGTTGCCGAGCGCCGCCAGCGGGGTGTCGGGCGGGCGGCCGGACATGGTGATCCCGATGGCGAAAGCTGCGGTCGCAATCGGCGTCAACGGCCTGTTTGTGGAGACCCACCCCGATCCGGCCCGGGCCCGGTCCGACGCCGGCGCCATGCTCCCCCTCGACCGCATCCCCGATCTCCTGGATCAGGTCCTTCGCATCCGGAATGCCGCAGGATAA